In Streptococcus dysgalactiae subsp. dysgalactiae, the following are encoded in one genomic region:
- a CDS encoding CvpA family protein has product MLSVLIVLVLIWNIYIGYNRGIILQSFYTLGALVSLLVAHHFYVGLAYKITLWIPYSNPVEGVTTFFFKEVDLFDLSKVYYAGIAFFALFLGTYAVVRLVGVLVHFFPIDYFDNQRAKVVSGILALLVSLLFVSMALSILATIPMPFIQNHLQASSLSRLLIEHFPPFTTVIHKLWIQAIV; this is encoded by the coding sequence ATGTTATCCGTACTAATTGTGCTTGTTTTGATTTGGAATATCTATATTGGTTACAATAGAGGGATTATTCTTCAAAGTTTTTATACTTTGGGAGCTTTAGTTTCTTTGTTGGTGGCTCACCATTTCTATGTCGGTCTAGCCTACAAGATTACCCTGTGGATCCCCTACTCTAACCCTGTAGAAGGAGTGACCACTTTCTTCTTTAAGGAAGTCGACTTGTTTGATTTGAGCAAGGTCTATTATGCTGGCATCGCTTTTTTTGCTCTTTTTTTAGGAACTTATGCTGTGGTACGGCTTGTTGGGGTACTGGTGCACTTTTTCCCAATTGATTATTTTGACAACCAAAGAGCAAAAGTTGTCAGTGGTATACTAGCTCTTCTGGTATCACTTCTGTTTGTTAGCATGGCCTTGTCTATTTTAGCAACGATTCCTATGCCTTTTATTCAGAATCACTTGCAGGCTAGTTCTCTCAGTCGCTTGTTGATTGAACATTTCCCGCCTTTTACAACGGTTATTCACAAACTTTGGATTCAGGCGATTGTCTAA
- the rnhC gene encoding ribonuclease HIII, which yields MDTLVLKIDAQLSQSLKEQLVANQISNRNPYVAFAAKKNGVTLLLYTSGKLVLQGSSADVLAEELGLPVTNSNSQNASTNQNLPMIGSDEVGNGSYFGGIAVVASFVRPEDHAFLKQLGVDDSKTLTDQIIRRIAPILEEKIPHKSLLLSPKKYNEMVGKDKPYNAVSVKVALHNQAIYLLLQEEINPDKIVIDAFTSQANYQKHLKKEKNQFPNPLTFQEKAESLYLAVAVSSIIARNLFLENLDALGQELGYRLPSGAGQASDKVASQLLAAYGMSSLAYSAKLHFANTQKAQALLNKHH from the coding sequence ATGGACACCTTAGTTTTGAAAATAGATGCTCAATTGAGTCAATCGCTAAAAGAACAGTTAGTTGCTAATCAAATCAGCAATCGAAACCCGTATGTGGCCTTCGCTGCCAAAAAAAACGGGGTTACCTTACTCTTATATACCTCTGGCAAATTGGTCTTGCAAGGTTCATCAGCTGATGTTTTGGCAGAAGAACTCGGTTTGCCAGTAACCAATTCAAATTCCCAAAATGCGAGCACCAACCAAAATTTGCCCATGATTGGGAGTGATGAGGTAGGAAACGGTTCTTACTTTGGTGGCATTGCTGTGGTTGCCAGTTTTGTGCGTCCTGAAGACCATGCCTTTCTCAAACAATTAGGTGTCGATGATTCCAAAACCTTAACCGACCAGATCATTCGGCGGATTGCACCTATTTTAGAGGAAAAGATTCCGCATAAATCCTTGTTACTTTCTCCAAAAAAATACAACGAGATGGTGGGGAAAGACAAACCCTACAATGCGGTTTCAGTCAAAGTAGCTCTCCATAATCAGGCCATCTACTTGCTTTTGCAAGAAGAGATCAATCCGGATAAAATTGTAATCGATGCCTTTACTAGCCAAGCCAATTACCAAAAACACTTAAAAAAGGAAAAAAATCAATTTCCTAATCCCTTAACCTTTCAAGAAAAAGCTGAGAGTCTTTATTTAGCAGTAGCGGTTAGCTCGATTATTGCTCGAAACCTCTTTTTAGAAAACCTTGATGCATTAGGTCAAGAATTAGGCTATCGTTTACCAAGCGGGGCTGGACAAGCCTCTGATAAAGTCGCCAGCCAACTCTTAGCCGCTTATGGCATGTCTAGCTTAGCATATAGTGCTAAACTCCATTTTGCCAATACTCAAAAAGCCCAAGCGCTTCTCAATAAACATCATTAA
- the lepB gene encoding signal peptidase I: MKHFIKEWGPFTLFLILFGLSRLFLWQAVKVDGHSMDPTLSHGERLIVLNQARIDRFDIVVAREEENGQKKEIVKRVVGMPGDTIAYNDDTLYINGKKTDEPYLVNYLKEFKKDKLQKTYAYNSLFQQLAETSDAFTTNAEGQTRFEISVPEGEYLLLGDDRIVSRDSREVGSFKKEKLIGEVKARFWPLNKMTLFK, encoded by the coding sequence ATGAAACACTTTATTAAAGAATGGGGCCCATTTACCCTCTTTCTCATCCTCTTCGGTTTATCTCGTCTTTTCTTGTGGCAAGCTGTTAAAGTTGATGGCCACTCCATGGACCCTACGTTATCCCATGGGGAACGTCTCATTGTTTTAAACCAAGCTAGAATTGACCGTTTCGATATTGTTGTTGCCCGCGAGGAAGAAAATGGGCAGAAAAAAGAAATTGTCAAACGAGTTGTCGGCATGCCAGGTGATACCATTGCCTACAACGATGATACGCTTTACATTAATGGTAAAAAAACAGATGAGCCTTACCTAGTTAACTACCTTAAAGAGTTCAAAAAGGATAAGCTTCAAAAGACTTACGCTTATAATAGTCTATTTCAGCAATTAGCTGAAACATCGGATGCCTTTACCACTAATGCTGAAGGTCAAACACGTTTTGAAATCAGCGTACCAGAAGGTGAATACCTCCTTCTTGGAGATGATCGAATTGTCTCACGCGACAGCCGTGAAGTTGGTAGCTTTAAAAAAGAAAAACTTATCGGTGAAGTCAAGGCTCGCTTCTGGCCGCTCAATAAAATGACTCTTTTTAAGTAA
- the recD2 gene encoding SF1B family DNA helicase RecD2 — MEHFFTGTVDRIIFENAANFFKILLLAIEDTDSDIDDFEIIITGTMADIIEGDDYTFWGELTQHPKYGQQLKLSRYQKVKPSSSGLVNYFSSDHFKGIGKKTAEKIIALYGNNTIDHILEDPSKLETISGLSKANRQAFVAKLKLNYGTEQLIAGLVELGLSNRFAFQAFEKYKEEALDLVKENPYQLVEDLQGFGFKMADAIAENLGIESDSPKRFRAALLHCLLEESVSRGDTYVQARQLLDFTITLLEDARQVECDPAAVAEQLSELIIEGKIKNSDTKLFDASLYFAEEGIAKNISHLLDTPLSQSFSHDTIQTTVQAVQEDFAITYDQVQQEAIAKALTSKVFLLTGGPGTGKTTVIRGILQAYANLHQIDLDKKDLPILLAAPTGRAARRMNELTGLPSATIHRHLGLNGDNDYQAMEDYLDCDLLIVDEFSMVDTWLANQLLAAISSTTQVIIVGDSDQLPSVGPGQVLSDLLKVNSLPQIALQKIFRQSQESTIVDLADQMRRGILAADFRDKKADRSYFEAQASFIPDMIQKIVLSAIKSGIPAEEIQILAPMYKGQAGINHLNQLMQNLLNPLEGQTEFLFNDTHFRKGDKVLHLVNDAQLNVFNGDIGYIKDLIPAKYTESKQDELILDFDGSEVTYPRNEWLKLTLAYAMSIHKSQGSEFQVVILPITRQSGRLLQRNLIYTAITRSKSKLIMLGEIAAFDYAIKNEGDKRQTYLIERFQEQSDLVSSQPNQELKSKEQTSLFSNTATLEDDSQKSSSQPTNSNPTENSQSDNHNLRLTPENYSTIDPMIGLTDSDVALFFQKKPKKTDILD; from the coding sequence ATGGAACACTTTTTTACAGGTACTGTTGACCGCATTATCTTTGAAAATGCAGCTAATTTTTTTAAAATTCTCCTCCTTGCTATCGAAGACACAGATAGTGATATTGACGACTTTGAAATCATTATCACAGGGACGATGGCTGATATTATCGAAGGAGATGACTACACCTTTTGGGGAGAATTGACCCAGCACCCTAAATATGGACAGCAACTCAAACTAAGCCGTTACCAAAAAGTCAAACCTAGTTCATCTGGTTTGGTTAATTATTTCTCTAGCGACCATTTTAAGGGGATTGGAAAGAAAACAGCGGAGAAAATCATTGCCCTCTATGGCAATAATACTATTGACCATATTTTAGAAGACCCAAGTAAATTAGAAACTATCTCTGGTCTGTCCAAGGCTAATCGTCAAGCCTTTGTCGCTAAACTGAAATTGAATTATGGCACAGAGCAACTGATTGCTGGTCTCGTCGAACTTGGCCTTAGCAACCGTTTTGCCTTTCAAGCGTTTGAGAAGTACAAAGAAGAGGCTCTTGACCTTGTTAAAGAAAATCCCTATCAGTTAGTCGAAGATTTACAAGGTTTTGGGTTTAAGATGGCAGATGCTATCGCTGAAAACTTAGGGATTGAGAGTGACTCTCCAAAACGTTTTCGTGCCGCTCTACTGCACTGTCTCTTGGAAGAGTCCGTCAGTCGAGGAGATACTTATGTCCAAGCACGACAATTATTAGACTTTACCATCACACTCCTTGAAGATGCACGTCAAGTAGAATGTGACCCTGCTGCTGTGGCTGAACAACTAAGCGAGTTAATCATAGAGGGCAAAATCAAAAACAGTGACACCAAATTGTTTGATGCTAGCCTTTATTTTGCTGAAGAGGGGATTGCTAAGAATATCTCTCATCTCTTAGATACCCCTTTAAGTCAGTCATTTAGTCATGATACCATCCAAACAACCGTCCAAGCCGTTCAGGAAGACTTTGCTATCACCTATGACCAGGTGCAGCAAGAAGCCATTGCTAAAGCCTTAACCAGCAAGGTATTTCTCCTAACAGGTGGTCCCGGAACAGGGAAAACAACTGTTATTCGAGGTATTTTACAGGCTTACGCTAACCTGCATCAGATTGATTTGGATAAAAAAGACCTTCCTATCTTGTTAGCAGCTCCAACAGGTCGGGCTGCACGTCGTATGAATGAGTTGACTGGACTTCCTAGCGCAACCATCCACAGACACTTAGGCCTCAATGGCGACAACGATTACCAAGCCATGGAAGATTATCTGGACTGCGACTTGCTGATTGTCGATGAATTTTCAATGGTGGATACCTGGCTTGCCAACCAATTGTTAGCAGCGATTAGTTCTACAACTCAAGTAATTATTGTCGGAGATAGTGACCAGCTTCCTTCGGTTGGACCCGGTCAAGTCCTGTCAGATCTTTTAAAAGTCAATAGCCTACCCCAAATCGCCTTGCAGAAAATCTTTCGTCAATCCCAAGAATCTACTATTGTAGATTTGGCAGACCAGATGCGTCGAGGAATCTTAGCTGCTGACTTTCGTGATAAAAAAGCTGACCGTTCTTATTTTGAAGCCCAAGCCTCTTTCATCCCGGACATGATTCAAAAAATTGTTCTATCTGCTATTAAAAGTGGCATCCCTGCTGAGGAAATTCAAATTTTAGCGCCTATGTACAAAGGACAGGCTGGCATCAATCATCTTAACCAATTGATGCAAAACCTCCTCAATCCTTTGGAAGGGCAAACGGAATTTCTGTTCAATGATACGCATTTTCGTAAAGGTGATAAAGTCTTGCACTTAGTCAACGATGCTCAGTTGAATGTCTTTAATGGAGATATTGGTTATATTAAAGATTTGATTCCTGCTAAATATACCGAATCTAAACAAGACGAATTAATCTTAGATTTTGACGGTAGCGAGGTAACATATCCTAGAAATGAATGGCTAAAATTAACCCTAGCCTATGCCATGAGCATTCATAAGTCGCAAGGGAGCGAGTTTCAAGTGGTAATTTTACCCATCACACGCCAAAGCGGCCGACTTTTGCAACGAAATTTGATTTACACAGCGATTACTCGATCTAAAAGTAAATTGATTATGCTAGGCGAAATCGCTGCCTTTGATTACGCCATCAAAAATGAAGGAGATAAGCGCCAAACCTACTTGATTGAACGTTTTCAAGAACAATCCGACTTAGTCTCCTCTCAACCTAACCAAGAGCTAAAATCAAAAGAGCAGACCTCCCTTTTTTCTAATACGGCCACCCTTGAGGACGACTCTCAAAAATCTTCCTCTCAACCAACAAACTCTAATCCCACTGAGAACTCTCAGTCAGATAATCACAATCTTAGGTTAACACCTGAGAATTATTCGACTATCGATCCGATGATAGGGCTTACAGACTCAGATGTTGCCCTCTTTTTCCAGAAAAAACCTAAAAAAACGGATATTCTCGATTAA
- the dinB gene encoding DNA polymerase IV gives MLIFPLLNDTSRKIIHIDMDAFFAAVEERDNPALKGKPVVIGKDPRETGGRGVVSTCNYEARKYGIHSAMSSKEAYERCPQAIFISGNYEKYRSVGQEIRHIFKRYTDLVEPMSIDEAYLDVTDNKLGIKSAVKIAKLIQHDIWNEVHLTCSAGVSYNKFLAKLASDFEKPHGLTLVLPQDALSFLADLPIEKFHGVGKKSVEKLHEMGIYTGQDLLEVPEMTLIDHFGRFGFDLYRKARGISHSPVKPNRIRKSIGSERTYAKLLYQEADIKAEISKNARRVAALLQDHKKLGKTIVLKVRYADFTTLTKRVTLPELTRDAAQIEQVAESIFDTLPEHTVGIRLLGVTMTNLEDKMADIALDLS, from the coding sequence ATGCTTATTTTTCCACTGCTTAATGACACGTCACGAAAAATCATTCATATTGACATGGATGCCTTTTTTGCTGCAGTTGAGGAAAGAGATAACCCAGCCTTAAAAGGGAAACCGGTTGTGATTGGGAAAGATCCTAGAGAGACTGGGGGACGCGGTGTTGTCTCTACTTGTAATTATGAAGCTAGGAAATATGGGATTCATTCTGCTATGAGCTCTAAAGAGGCTTATGAGCGTTGTCCTCAAGCTATCTTTATCTCTGGGAATTACGAAAAATACCGAAGTGTTGGTCAGGAAATTCGCCATATTTTTAAACGTTATACTGATTTGGTTGAACCTATGTCTATTGACGAGGCTTACCTTGATGTGACTGATAATAAGTTGGGGATTAAGTCTGCTGTGAAAATCGCTAAACTGATTCAGCATGATATCTGGAATGAAGTTCACCTTACTTGCTCGGCGGGAGTCTCTTATAATAAATTTTTAGCTAAACTAGCCAGTGATTTTGAAAAACCGCATGGATTAACGCTTGTTTTGCCCCAAGATGCCCTATCCTTCTTAGCCGACCTTCCTATTGAAAAGTTTCATGGTGTCGGTAAAAAGTCAGTTGAAAAATTACATGAGATGGGGATTTACACAGGGCAGGATTTGTTAGAAGTTCCTGAAATGACCTTGATTGACCATTTTGGCCGCTTTGGTTTTGATCTTTACCGTAAAGCTAGAGGCATTAGCCACTCTCCAGTCAAACCCAATCGTATAAGAAAGTCGATTGGTAGCGAGAGAACCTATGCCAAACTCCTTTATCAAGAAGCCGATATCAAAGCAGAAATCAGTAAAAATGCTAGGCGCGTGGCTGCTCTCCTACAAGACCATAAAAAGTTAGGGAAGACCATTGTGCTTAAGGTGCGTTATGCTGATTTTACTACTTTAACTAAGCGAGTCACCCTACCAGAACTGACAAGGGATGCCGCACAAATTGAGCAGGTGGCCGAATCTATCTTTGATACCTTACCAGAACATACGGTAGGTATTCGTTTGTTGGGAGTTACCATGACCAACTTGGAGGACAAGATGGCAGATATCGCTTTGGATTTATCGTAG
- the pflB gene encoding formate C-acetyltransferase: protein MATVKTNTDVFEKAWEGFKGTDWKEKASVSRFVQANYTPYDGDESFLSGATERSLKIKKIIEDTKAEYEATRFPFDTRPSSIAGIPAGFIDKDNELIYGIQNDELFKLNFMPKGGIRMAETTLKENGYEPDPSVHEIFTKYVTTVNDGIFRAYTSNIRRARHAHTVTGLPDAYSRGRIIGVYARLALYGADYLMQEKVNDWNAITEIDEESIRLREEVNLQYQALGEVVKLGDLYGVDVRRPAENVKEAIQWVNIAFMAVCRVINGAATSLGRVPIVLDIFAERDLARGTFTESEIQEFVDDFVLKLRTVKFGRTKAYDALYSGDPTFITTSMAGMGNDGRHRVTKMDYRFLNTLDNIGNSPEPNLTVLWTDQLPEAFRRYCMKMSHKHSSIQYEGVTTMAKEGYGEMSCISCCVSPLDPENEEQRHNIQYFGARVNVLKALLTGLNGGYDDVHRDYKVFNVVEPITSEILEYDEVMANFEKSLDWLTDTYVDALNIIHYMTDKYNYEAVQMAFLPTHQRANMGFGICGFANTVDTLSAIKYATVKTIRDENGYIYDYEVIGDFPRYGEDDDRVDNIAKWLMEAYHTRLASHKLYKNAEASVSLLTITSNVAYSKQTGNSPVHRGVFLNEDGTVNTSQVEFFSPGANPSNKAKGGWLQNLNSLAKLEFSHANDGISLTTQVSPRALGKTFDEQVDNLVTVLDGYFENGGQHVNLNVMDLNDVYDKIMSGEDVIVRISGYCVNTKYLTPEQKTELTQRVFHEVLSMDDAAEAISGQ, encoded by the coding sequence ATGGCAACTGTTAAAACTAACACAGATGTTTTCGAAAAAGCTTGGGAAGGCTTTAAAGGAACTGACTGGAAAGAAAAGGCAAGTGTATCACGTTTTGTACAAGCTAACTACACGCCATACGATGGCGATGAGTCTTTCTTATCCGGTGCAACTGAACGTTCATTAAAAATCAAGAAAATCATTGAAGACACTAAAGCTGAGTATGAAGCAACTCGCTTCCCATTTGATACTCGTCCTTCTTCAATCGCTGGCATTCCTGCTGGATTCATCGATAAAGACAATGAATTGATTTATGGTATTCAAAACGATGAATTGTTCAAATTGAACTTCATGCCAAAAGGTGGTATCCGTATGGCGGAAACGACTCTTAAAGAAAATGGTTATGAGCCAGACCCATCAGTCCATGAAATCTTCACTAAATATGTAACAACTGTTAACGACGGTATTTTCCGTGCTTACACATCAAACATTCGTCGTGCGCGCCACGCCCACACTGTAACTGGTCTTCCAGATGCTTACTCACGTGGACGTATCATCGGTGTTTACGCACGTCTTGCCCTTTACGGTGCAGACTACTTGATGCAAGAAAAAGTGAATGACTGGAATGCCATCACTGAAATCGATGAAGAATCAATCCGTCTTCGCGAAGAAGTTAACCTTCAATACCAAGCACTTGGTGAAGTGGTTAAACTTGGTGATCTTTACGGTGTTGACGTTCGTCGCCCAGCAGAAAACGTTAAAGAAGCTATCCAATGGGTAAACATCGCTTTCATGGCAGTATGTCGTGTGATCAACGGTGCAGCAACTTCTCTTGGACGTGTGCCAATCGTTCTTGATATCTTTGCTGAACGTGACCTTGCTCGTGGTACCTTTACAGAATCAGAAATCCAAGAATTTGTAGATGACTTCGTACTTAAACTTCGTACTGTCAAATTCGGACGTACGAAAGCTTACGATGCGCTTTACTCAGGTGACCCAACATTCATCACAACTTCTATGGCTGGTATGGGTAACGATGGTCGTCACCGTGTAACTAAGATGGACTACCGTTTCTTGAACACGCTTGATAATATCGGTAACTCTCCAGAACCAAACTTGACTGTTCTTTGGACTGATCAATTGCCAGAAGCATTCCGTCGCTACTGTATGAAAATGAGCCACAAACACTCTTCTATCCAATATGAAGGTGTGACAACAATGGCTAAAGAAGGTTACGGCGAAATGTCATGTATTTCATGTTGTGTATCTCCACTTGACCCAGAAAATGAAGAACAACGTCATAACATCCAATACTTTGGTGCTCGTGTAAACGTGCTTAAAGCCCTTCTTACTGGTCTTAACGGTGGTTACGATGATGTTCACAGAGACTACAAAGTGTTTAACGTTGTTGAACCAATCACATCAGAAATTCTTGAATACGACGAAGTTATGGCTAACTTTGAGAAATCACTTGACTGGTTGACAGATACTTACGTAGATGCGCTTAACATCATTCACTACATGACTGACAAATACAACTACGAAGCTGTTCAAATGGCCTTCTTGCCAACACATCAACGTGCTAACATGGGATTCGGTATCTGTGGTTTCGCTAACACTGTTGATACTTTGTCAGCAATTAAATACGCAACTGTTAAAACTATCCGCGACGAAAATGGTTACATCTATGACTACGAAGTTATCGGTGACTTCCCTCGTTACGGTGAAGACGACGACCGTGTTGATAACATCGCTAAATGGTTGATGGAAGCTTACCACACACGTCTTGCAAGCCACAAACTTTACAAGAATGCTGAAGCTTCAGTATCACTTCTTACCATCACTTCAAACGTTGCTTACTCTAAACAAACTGGTAACTCTCCAGTTCACCGCGGCGTATTCTTGAACGAAGATGGTACAGTTAACACTAGCCAAGTAGAATTCTTCTCACCAGGTGCTAACCCATCTAACAAAGCAAAAGGTGGCTGGTTACAAAACCTTAACTCACTTGCTAAACTTGAATTCTCACACGCTAATGACGGTATCTCATTGACTACTCAAGTATCACCTCGTGCTCTTGGTAAAACATTTGACGAACAGGTTGACAACTTGGTAACAGTTCTTGATGGTTACTTTGAAAATGGTGGTCAACACGTTAACTTGAACGTTATGGACCTTAACGATGTTTATGACAAGATCATGAGCGGCGAAGATGTTATCGTGCGTATCTCTGGTTACTGTGTCAACACCAAATACCTTACACCAGAACAAAAAACTGAATTGACTCAACGTGTCTTCCACGAAGTGCTTTCAATGGATGATGCCGCTGAAGCTATCTCAGGTCAATAA
- a CDS encoding GNAT family N-acetyltransferase — protein sequence MIIKQTRNTLADTYLDAVKIRRQVFIGEQGVPATIEIDRNEAYCLHFVLYNDNGKPCATCRLLPDTNQKTVTLQRIAVLKEYRGQSLGQELMTYVLTYAQKQGIERISLHAQLSARTFYAKLGFQEEGERFEEAEIEHITMTKILYR from the coding sequence ATGATAATCAAACAAACTCGAAATACTCTAGCTGATACTTATTTAGATGCTGTAAAAATCAGACGTCAAGTCTTTATTGGTGAACAGGGAGTTCCAGCTACTATTGAAATCGACCGTAATGAGGCTTACTGTCTTCATTTTGTTCTTTACAACGATAATGGCAAACCTTGTGCTACTTGTCGTCTGCTGCCTGATACCAATCAGAAAACCGTTACCTTACAACGCATAGCTGTCCTCAAAGAATACCGTGGCCAGTCCCTGGGACAAGAGTTAATGACTTACGTCCTAACCTATGCCCAAAAACAAGGAATTGAACGTATCAGCCTGCATGCTCAGCTAAGCGCTCGAACTTTCTATGCCAAATTAGGTTTCCAAGAAGAGGGAGAGCGGTTCGAAGAAGCAGAAATTGAGCATATCACGATGACAAAAATCTTGTATAGATAG